The following coding sequences are from one Candidatus Methylomirabilota bacterium window:
- a CDS encoding acetoacetate decarboxylase family protein: protein MPLYGELALAAVDGRLPELRDLDTDAWELPKAEILHIGWEVPDASRALLPRSMHPAIPAYVTAVVTRYPASPVGPFELAQVRLMARAGAHPRGYVLGAVATTDAAVTALRERWGFPARRGEVALRRYYDRVVGAVSVAGETILDVALRDPETISGGDVQYIHSVTLGRVDGRPTLVQVDPHYTFHKAERGRPAVGRFDAAAWNAGPITLEWPIAATVTTCDTDLPRIRFVMDPEIPVVRGTRRIR from the coding sequence ATGCCGCTCTACGGCGAGCTCGCCCTCGCGGCCGTGGACGGCCGCCTACCGGAGCTCCGCGACCTCGACACCGACGCCTGGGAGCTGCCGAAGGCGGAGATCCTCCACATCGGCTGGGAGGTGCCGGATGCGAGCCGCGCGCTCCTCCCGCGCTCGATGCACCCCGCGATCCCCGCGTACGTCACGGCGGTCGTCACGCGCTATCCCGCGAGCCCGGTCGGGCCCTTCGAGCTCGCGCAGGTGCGTCTCATGGCGCGCGCGGGCGCCCACCCGCGAGGCTACGTGCTGGGCGCGGTGGCGACGACCGATGCGGCGGTGACGGCACTCAGGGAGCGCTGGGGCTTCCCCGCGCGCCGCGGCGAGGTCGCGCTCCGCCGGTACTACGATCGTGTCGTCGGCGCCGTGAGCGTCGCGGGCGAGACGATCCTCGACGTGGCGCTGCGCGACCCCGAGACGATCTCGGGCGGCGACGTGCAGTACATCCACTCGGTCACCCTCGGGCGCGTGGACGGGCGGCCCACGCTGGTCCAGGTGGACCCCCACTACACCTTCCACAAGGCCGAGCGCGGCCGGCCCGCCGTCGGCCGGTTCGACGCGGCGGCGTGGAACGCGGGGCCGATCACGCTCGAGTGGCCGATCGCGGCGACCGTGACGACGTGCGACACCGACCTCCCGCGGATCCGGTTCGTGATGGATCCCGAGATCCCGGTGGTCCGGGGTACCCGGAGGATCCGCTGA
- a CDS encoding branched-chain amino acid ABC transporter permease: MDIFVQQVVSGLSTGGIYGSLALALVMIYQATDVVNYAQGEMAMFSTYLAWTMINAGLPYWVAFFATLTVAFVGGLLIERVVIRPVERAPLLTIVIVCIGLLVILNSVAGWIYSYIQKPFPSPFPEKPIQIGNVFFGAHDIGALGVTLVVLLFLYVFFRYTTLGLAMRAAAQNPTSSRLCGIRVGWMLGVGWGLAALVGAVAGMMVAPVVFLDPNMMAGILIYAFASATLGGFTSPLGAVVGGLLVGVIENLVGTYVSFIGTELKLTVALAVILIVLVVKPSGLFGRVAVHRV; the protein is encoded by the coding sequence GTGGACATCTTCGTCCAGCAGGTGGTCTCGGGGCTCTCAACGGGCGGGATCTACGGGAGCCTCGCGCTCGCGCTCGTCATGATCTACCAGGCGACCGACGTGGTGAACTACGCGCAGGGCGAGATGGCGATGTTCAGCACCTACCTCGCGTGGACGATGATCAACGCGGGGCTCCCCTACTGGGTCGCGTTCTTCGCCACGCTGACGGTCGCGTTCGTCGGCGGGCTCCTGATCGAGCGCGTCGTCATCCGGCCCGTCGAGCGCGCGCCTCTGCTCACGATCGTCATCGTCTGCATCGGGCTCCTCGTGATCCTGAACAGCGTGGCCGGCTGGATCTACTCGTACATCCAGAAGCCGTTCCCGAGCCCGTTCCCCGAGAAGCCGATCCAGATCGGCAACGTCTTCTTCGGCGCCCACGACATCGGCGCGCTCGGCGTCACGCTGGTCGTCCTCCTCTTCCTCTACGTCTTCTTCCGCTACACGACGCTCGGCCTCGCCATGCGCGCGGCGGCCCAGAACCCGACGTCGAGCCGCCTGTGCGGGATCCGCGTGGGCTGGATGCTGGGGGTGGGCTGGGGGCTCGCCGCGCTCGTCGGCGCCGTGGCCGGCATGATGGTCGCGCCGGTCGTCTTCCTCGACCCGAACATGATGGCGGGCATCCTGATCTATGCGTTCGCCTCCGCCACGCTCGGCGGCTTCACGAGCCCCCTGGGCGCGGTCGTGGGCGGCCTGCTGGTCGGCGTCATCGAGAACCTCGTGGGGACGTACGTGAGCTTCATCGGCACCGAGCTGAAGCTGACCGTCGCCCTCGCCGTGATCCTCATCGTCCTCGTCGTGAAGCCGAGCGGCCTCTTCGGGCGGGTCGCGGTGCACCGCGTGTGA
- a CDS encoding ABC transporter ATP-binding protein — protein MPILTVRDLTLHFGGIVALESVSFDVDEGQIVGLIGPNGAGKTTLFNCLSRLYTPDRGEVRFEGRPLLAHAPHRIAELGIGRTFQNLALFPTLTVLQNVMIGVHARTRSDFLSNALRLPWVGREEAAIRAGAREVLAFLDLEAVADHPAAGLPFGTLKRVELARALAGGPKLLLADEPASGLNHEEVAALAKLLRAIRDARGVTVLLVEHHMGLVMQVSDNVVVLDFGRKIAEGPPAAVQKNPDVIRAYLGTEERARGGAA, from the coding sequence TTGCCGATCCTCACGGTTCGCGACCTCACGCTCCACTTCGGGGGCATCGTCGCCCTCGAGTCCGTTTCCTTCGACGTGGACGAGGGTCAGATCGTCGGGCTCATCGGGCCGAACGGCGCGGGCAAGACGACGCTCTTCAACTGTCTCTCGCGCCTGTACACGCCGGACCGCGGCGAGGTCCGGTTCGAGGGCCGCCCGCTCCTCGCGCACGCGCCGCACCGGATCGCGGAGCTCGGCATCGGCCGGACGTTCCAGAACCTCGCGCTCTTCCCGACGCTCACGGTGCTCCAGAACGTCATGATCGGCGTCCACGCCCGGACGCGCAGCGATTTCCTGTCGAATGCGCTGCGCCTGCCGTGGGTCGGCCGCGAGGAGGCGGCGATCCGCGCCGGGGCGCGCGAGGTGCTCGCGTTCCTCGACCTCGAGGCCGTCGCCGACCACCCCGCGGCGGGGCTGCCGTTCGGCACCCTCAAGCGCGTCGAGCTGGCGCGGGCGCTGGCCGGCGGGCCGAAGCTCCTCCTGGCCGACGAGCCCGCGAGCGGCCTGAACCACGAGGAGGTCGCCGCGCTCGCCAAGCTGCTGCGCGCGATCCGCGACGCGCGCGGCGTCACGGTGCTGCTGGTCGAGCATCACATGGGGCTCGTCATGCAGGTTTCCGACAACGTCGTGGTCCTCGACTTCGGCCGGAAGATCGCCGAGGGGCCGCCGGCCGCGGTCCAGAAGAACCCCGACGTGATCCGCGCCTATCTCGGCACCGAGGAGCGGGCGCGCGGCGGCGCCGCCTGA
- a CDS encoding Zn-ribbon domain-containing OB-fold protein, producing the protein MAEYAKPLPEITAESRPFWEGCKRHQFLVQRCRACGARQHYPRGICAACWSDDIEWLPSSGRGTVYSFTVTYRTQARGFRDELPYVLAYVELEEGVQVLTNIVGGDPEKLVIGMPVRVVFEDVNADVSIPRFTPVG; encoded by the coding sequence GTGGCCGAGTACGCGAAGCCGCTGCCCGAGATCACCGCCGAGTCGCGCCCGTTCTGGGAGGGGTGCAAGCGCCACCAGTTCCTCGTCCAGCGCTGCCGCGCGTGCGGCGCGCGCCAGCACTACCCGCGCGGGATCTGCGCGGCGTGCTGGAGCGACGACATCGAGTGGCTGCCGAGCTCGGGGCGCGGGACCGTGTACTCGTTCACCGTCACCTACCGGACGCAGGCGCGGGGCTTCAGGGACGAGCTGCCGTACGTCCTCGCCTACGTCGAGCTCGAGGAGGGTGTTCAGGTCCTGACCAACATCGTCGGCGGCGATCCGGAGAAGCTCGTGATCGGGATGCCCGTGCGGGTCGTCTTCGAGGACGTCAACGCCGACGTCAGCATTCCGCGCTTCACCCCGGTCGGTTGA
- a CDS encoding ABC transporter ATP-binding protein encodes MMALLEVEGLEAQYGWTKVLHGLAFAVEEGGITTILGANGAGKTTTLRAVCGMVKTAGEVRFDGHRIAGRATEDIVRLGIAHVPEGRGTFMQLTVEENLRLGAYARRGRGTLAGDLRRVFEYFPVLGERRGQIAGSLSGGEQQLLAVARALMLRPRLLLLDEPSLGLAPLVVREIFRIVRAINREERVAVLLVEQNAAMALDLADHAYLLETGRVVMSGPAGDLKKDDAIRRSYLGY; translated from the coding sequence CTGATGGCGCTGCTCGAGGTCGAGGGGCTCGAGGCCCAGTACGGCTGGACGAAGGTCCTCCACGGCCTCGCCTTCGCCGTCGAGGAGGGCGGGATCACGACGATCCTCGGCGCCAACGGCGCGGGCAAGACGACGACGCTCCGCGCGGTCTGCGGGATGGTGAAGACCGCGGGAGAGGTCCGCTTCGACGGCCACCGCATCGCCGGCCGGGCGACCGAGGACATCGTGCGCCTCGGCATCGCCCACGTGCCCGAGGGCCGCGGCACCTTCATGCAGCTCACGGTCGAGGAAAATCTGAGATTGGGCGCCTACGCGCGCCGGGGGAGGGGGACGCTCGCCGGCGACCTGCGGCGCGTCTTCGAGTACTTCCCGGTGCTCGGCGAGCGGCGCGGCCAGATCGCGGGCAGCCTCTCGGGCGGCGAGCAGCAGCTGCTCGCCGTGGCGCGCGCCCTCATGCTGCGGCCGCGCCTCCTGCTCCTCGACGAGCCCTCGCTCGGGCTCGCGCCGCTCGTCGTGCGCGAGATCTTCCGCATCGTGCGCGCGATCAATCGCGAGGAGCGGGTGGCCGTCCTGCTGGTGGAGCAGAACGCCGCGATGGCGCTCGACCTCGCCGACCACGCATACCTCCTCGAGACCGGGCGCGTCGTCATGTCGGGCCCGGCCGGCGACCTCAAGAAGGACGACGCCATCCGGCGCTCGTACCTCGGGTACTGA
- a CDS encoding thiolase domain-containing protein, with the protein MPDALIAGVHEFPERKTAKSVLEIQAISARAALTDAGLAPKDVDGYFTIGTNPGVGPLATVDYLNLRPRYVDGTTIGGSSFVAHVNHAAAAIAEGRCRVALITYGSTSRSSGIAVGTRERIAGEYVDQFEGLYGTSTVGLYALVARRHMHVYGTTSAQLAEIAVACRRHAGLNPVALYRDPITVADVLKSPMISSPLHLLDCCVITDGGGAVVVVHPDLARDVRKPPVRLLAAAEAVAHTQAGHRDYLTTAAAQTGPRAVAEAGVSHHDIDMAMIYDSFTITVLMTLEDLGFCKKGEGGAFVSGGRLQLGGELPINTDGGGLSSNHPGMRGIFLVIEAVKQLRGECGERQVKDCRVALVHGTGGALGTRHSGATLILGRA; encoded by the coding sequence GTGCCCGACGCGCTGATCGCGGGCGTGCACGAGTTCCCCGAGCGCAAGACGGCGAAGAGCGTGCTCGAGATCCAGGCGATCTCGGCGCGCGCGGCGCTGACCGACGCCGGGCTCGCGCCGAAGGACGTGGACGGCTACTTCACGATCGGGACGAACCCGGGCGTGGGGCCGCTCGCCACGGTCGATTACCTGAACCTGCGGCCGAGATACGTGGACGGCACCACGATCGGCGGCTCGTCCTTCGTCGCGCACGTCAACCACGCCGCCGCGGCCATCGCCGAGGGCCGCTGCCGCGTCGCGCTCATCACGTACGGCTCGACGTCGCGCTCGTCGGGCATCGCCGTCGGCACGCGCGAGCGGATCGCCGGCGAGTACGTGGACCAGTTCGAGGGTCTCTACGGAACGTCGACGGTCGGCCTCTACGCGCTCGTGGCGCGGCGCCACATGCACGTCTACGGCACGACGTCGGCGCAGCTCGCCGAGATCGCCGTCGCGTGCCGGCGCCACGCGGGCCTCAACCCGGTCGCGCTCTACCGCGACCCGATCACCGTCGCGGACGTCCTCAAGTCGCCGATGATCTCGTCGCCGCTCCACCTGCTCGACTGCTGCGTCATCACCGACGGCGGCGGCGCCGTCGTCGTGGTCCACCCGGACCTCGCGCGCGACGTCCGGAAGCCGCCGGTGAGGCTCCTCGCCGCCGCCGAGGCCGTCGCCCACACCCAGGCCGGCCATCGCGACTACCTGACGACCGCGGCCGCCCAGACGGGGCCGCGCGCGGTCGCGGAGGCCGGCGTCTCGCACCACGACATCGACATGGCGATGATCTACGACTCGTTCACGATCACGGTCCTCATGACGCTCGAGGACCTCGGCTTCTGCAAGAAGGGCGAGGGCGGCGCGTTCGTCTCGGGCGGGCGGCTCCAGCTCGGCGGCGAGCTGCCGATCAACACCGACGGCGGCGGCCTCTCGTCGAACCATCCGGGGATGCGCGGCATCTTCCTCGTCATCGAGGCGGTGAAGCAGCTCCGCGGGGAGTGCGGCGAGCGCCAGGTGAAGGACTGCCGCGTGGCGCTCGTCCACGGCACGGGCGGCGCGCTCGGCACGCGCCACTCCGGCGCCACGCTGATCCTCGGGAGGGCCTGA
- a CDS encoding branched-chain amino acid ABC transporter permease: MTGAGVRRAGVLAAVAVACALPLFVSNFRLFQFTQVGIYAIALLGLNVLTGFNGQISLGHGAFYALGAYTTAIMIDKWSVPYGWTIPVAGFLCLVVGFLFGIPALRLEGLYLALATFALALAIPQILKYFEHWTGGSQGIVLSKPKAPFGLKLSPDQWLYFVTLAVLLVLFWLGANLLRGRTGRAIVAIRDNPIAAQAMGVNNALYKSLTFGVSAAYTGVAGALSALAIAFVAPDAFNVFLSITLLVGIVIGGLASITGAVFGALFIQFVPNWAQDISKAAPWAIYGIFLILFMYAMPRGIAGSLRLAWVRLARARAGTGRAG, encoded by the coding sequence GTGACGGGCGCCGGTGTCCGGCGGGCGGGCGTCCTGGCGGCCGTCGCGGTCGCCTGCGCCTTGCCCCTCTTCGTGTCCAACTTCCGCCTGTTCCAGTTCACGCAGGTCGGGATCTACGCGATCGCGCTGCTCGGCCTCAACGTCCTGACGGGCTTCAACGGTCAGATCTCGCTCGGCCACGGCGCCTTCTACGCGCTCGGCGCCTACACGACCGCGATCATGATCGACAAGTGGAGCGTGCCGTACGGCTGGACGATCCCGGTCGCGGGCTTCCTCTGCCTGGTCGTCGGCTTTCTCTTCGGCATCCCGGCGCTCCGGCTCGAAGGCCTCTATCTCGCGCTCGCGACCTTCGCGCTCGCCCTCGCGATCCCGCAGATCCTCAAGTACTTCGAGCACTGGACGGGCGGCTCGCAGGGCATCGTGCTCAGCAAACCCAAGGCGCCGTTCGGTCTCAAGCTCTCGCCGGACCAGTGGCTCTACTTCGTCACGCTGGCCGTGCTGCTCGTGCTCTTCTGGCTCGGCGCGAACCTCCTCCGAGGCCGCACGGGTCGGGCCATCGTGGCGATCCGCGACAATCCGATCGCCGCCCAGGCGATGGGCGTGAACAACGCGCTCTACAAGTCGCTCACCTTCGGCGTCAGCGCCGCGTACACCGGTGTCGCGGGCGCGCTCAGCGCGCTCGCCATCGCCTTCGTGGCGCCCGACGCCTTCAACGTGTTCCTCTCCATCACGCTCCTCGTCGGCATCGTCATCGGGGGGCTCGCGTCGATCACCGGCGCCGTCTTCGGCGCGCTCTTCATCCAGTTCGTCCCCAACTGGGCCCAGGACATCTCGAAGGCCGCGCCCTGGGCCATCTATGGTATTTTCCTGATCCTCTTCATGTACGCGATGCCGCGGGGCATCGCCGGGTCGCTCCGGCTCGCGTGGGTACGGCTCGCCCGGGCCCGCGCAGGAACGGGCAGGGCGGGCTGA